The Deinococcus sp. KNUC1210 nucleotide sequence CACCGGCGAGATCAGTGCGGGCATGCTGAAGGATGTGGGCGCGAAATACGCGGTGGTGGGACACTCCGAGCGCCGCGAATACCACGCCGAGAGCAGCCAGATCGTCGCGGCCAAGGCGCGGGCTGCCCTGGCTGCGGGCCTGATTCCGATCATCTGCGTGGGCGAGGGCCTGGAGGTGCGCGAGCGCGGCGAGCACGTGAGCTACACGCTCGACCAGCTGCGCGACAGTCTGGCGGGCATCACCATCACCAGCGCCGAGCAACTGGTCATCGCTTACGAGCCGGTCTGGGCCATCGGCACCGGCAAGACCGCCACCGCGCTCGATGCCGAAGAACTCTGCGCCGCCATCCGCAGCGCTCTGAGCGGCCTGCTGGGTGAAGTGGGCGCGGGCGTGCAGGTGCTGTACGGCGGCAGCGTCAAGGGCAGCAACATCCGCGAAATCTGCGGGCAGCCCAACGTCAACGGCGCACTCGTCGGCGGGGCCAGTCTGGAAGTTCAGGGCGTGCTCGACATGGTGAACGCGCTGAAGTAAAGCCCGCCGTCTGTCAATACAGATCAGCAGATCAGAAGGAGACCCCGCCGAGTTGGTGGGGTCTCTGCTGTTTACGGCAGCCGCGTTTCAGTACACCCGCAGATAGATCGCCTTCAGATACCGCGCCTCGGGAAAGCCAGCCGGATGGTCTGGAGCGTGGGCGGTGGTTTCCAGCTCGGTGAAACTGCGCCCGCTGCGCTCGACTGCCTGACGCACCGCCGCAAAGAACTCTTCGGCGCTGACATGGGCCGAACACGACGCCGACACCAGCACGCCTCCCCTGCCCAGCAGCGCCACCGCGTCTTCGGCCAGCCGCCCATAGGCACGGATCGCGGCGGCACGCTCGCTTTCCCGGCGGGCCAGCGAGGGCGGGTCGAGCACGATCAGGCCGAACTGGTCTCGCGCCGTTGCCAGCCACTCGAAAACGTCGGCCTGGATGGGATCGTGACGACAGGCCGCCACCTCCGGAAGGTTCGTGGTTCAGGGCAAAATTGCGCTCGCTGCTTCTCAGGGCGTGGGCGCTGATGTCCAGACTGACCACCGAAGTGGCCCCGCCACGCGCCGCATACAGTGAAAATCCACCGGAGAAGCTGAAGGCGTTCAGCACCCGCTTTTCGGCGGGCAGCGTCTGAACGAGGGCCTCGACCCGGCGGCGATTCTCGCGCTGATCGAGGAAAAAGCCGGTCTTCTGACCCTGGAGCACGTCGGCCTCGAAGTTCAGACCCGATTCGCGGAAGATCACAGTCGCGTCCTGCACCTCGCCCTGCAACACCAGACCGTCGTGCAGCCGCTCGCTGCGGGCGGCCTGCTGGATGTTGCGGCTCAGGCGCAGCACCACCGCGAACTCTGGAAACCGCTCACCCAGCAGCGTCAGTACCTGCTGAAGATGCGGAAACCACGCTGCCGTGTACAGCTTCAGCACCAGCACCTGCGCGTAACGGTCGAGCACCAGTCCGGGCCAGCCGTCGCTCTCGCCGTTCAGCAGTCGGTAACCGTCGGTGTCGGGTCCGAACAGCCCCACCCGGCGGGCCAGTGCCGCGTCCAGATGGGCTGCCCACCACGCCTGATCGATGGTGACGGGCGCACCGACATGCAGCGCCCGCAGCCGCAGCGGAGACCCCGGATCGTACAGGCCAATCGCCAGAAAACGGTCCTGCTTGTCGAGGACCACTGCCAGCTCACCCGCTTCACCAGGCCGGTTCTGAGACTTGACACTGCTCTCGTACAGCCAGGGATGCCCCGCCCGCAGGCCTTTCTGAGCGGCGGGAGTGACTTTCAGGCGAAGGCGGGGGGCGGGGGCTGGCGAGGGCTGAGACATGCTGAGCGGACTCTACGCCCCCTGGCCCGAATTCGCCACTCCGAGCACGGCAGACGGAAGTGAACTCACTTCAGGAACCGCTGCCTGCTCGCAGGCCCACCGCTCGCGCTGTTCCCGGTTTATTTAAGACATGATGAATAAATCTCTAATCTTCTTTCAGATGCCCGGCAAATCAATCAGATGCAGAAGTGTCCGTTCCAGAGATTCACTCACTGTTGCATAGGCCAACTTCTGCTCAAGAAAGCGCCCGTTGTCAGGTATCGGGGAGACGGGTATACTGTTTGGCGAATCAACAACTCCGGAACGAAAAACCTTTCAGGGACTCGTTCTGCCGGTTCCCCGGACCTTTTTCCGGACATGCAGTCGTTGGGCCATCTCCTGTTTTTACTCGCACCATTTGGAAGCGGTTCCGAAATGTACCCGGTTCAATAGATCGAGCACCTTCCCGGGCCGCCCTCAAGGAGTTCTTATGAAGAAAGCACTGACCGTTCTGTCGCTCGCCCTGCTGGGCAATGCCTCTGCCGCCACCCTGACCATCTGGACGCACTTCGGAGACGCCGAACTCGGCTGGCTCAAGGCCCAGACCGCCGCCTACACCAAGAGCAGCGGCAATGCCGTCAATATCGTTTCGGTGCCGTTCGATCAGATGCCCGACAAGTTCATCCAGTCGGCACCCAAGGGCCAGGGACCGGATCTGGTGGTTACGCTGCCGCAGGACCGTCTGGGCCAGCTCGCTGCCTCGGGCGTGATCGCCGATATGAGCACCTACGTGGTGGGCCGCAGCGATCTCGACCCGACCGCCGTGAGCGCCATGACCTACAACGGCAAGCTGTTCGGTCTGCCGATGTTCGCCGAGGCTGTCGCGGTGGTCTACAACAAGAAGTTGCTGCCCAACGGCGTACCGAGCAACTGGGACGCCTTCATCAAGGCCGCGCAGGGACAGACCGGGAACGGTAAGTTCGGCTTCCTCGTTGATCTGAGCAACGCCTACATGAACTACGGCATCGTGAGTGCCTTCGGCGGATACGTCTTCAAGAACAACAACGGCACGCTGAACACCAAGGACGTGGGTCTGGCCAACGCCGGTTCCGACAAGGCGATGGCTATGCTGAACGACCTGCGCTACAAGTACAACCTCATTCCCGAGGGCGTGGACGGTGGCGTTGCCAAGAGTGCGTTCACCGATGGCCGTCTCGCCATGCTGCTGACCGGCCCCTGGGACATGGGCGACATCAAGAAGGCGGGCATCAGCTACGGCATCGCCAACCTGCCCGCTCCGACCGGCGCAACCGGCAAGTGGTCGCCGTTCGTGGGTGTGCAGGGCATCATGATGAACGCCTACAGCAAGAACAAGCAGGCAGCCGCCGCGCTCGCCAAGATGCTGGTGAGCAGCAGCTCGCAGGTCGCCTTCAACAAGGCCGGTGGCCGCATTCCGGTCAGCCTCGCCGCCCGCGTGCAGCTGAAGGCCGATCCGGTGGTGGTGGGCTTCGGGAAGGCCATCAGCGCGGGCACCCCGATGCCCAACGTGCCGCAGATGGGCGCGGTGTGGGGACCCTGGAGCAACGCCGTCGCCCAGAGCGTCCAGAAGCCCAACCCCAACTACAGCGGCATCCTCGACAGCGCAGTCAAGGAAATCAACAGCAACATCAAGTGAGCGCCGCACCACACGCCGCCACTGTTGAATTTCTATTCCACTGATGGGCAAGGACGGGGAACTCCCCGTCTTTTTTCATGGACCGGACGCGCCTGCTCTGTCAGCAGACCACTCAGCGAGTCATTCAGCCGACCGTCTGATCTGATACAGATTGAAATATGCTCATCCAGCATTCAAACTGAATAAATCCAGCGGCTTCTTTGTTATCAGGGTAGGCGTTCTGTCCTTTCAGGGGTATTTTTATCGTTCGCTCGCTCAGGTCGTCTGATGGTCACCTCATCCGGCAGTTCAGAGCCTGTTGCGACTCTTTACAGGAAGGTGGTGTAAACATGCAGAATCCCCTGTCTCCGGTTCTGAACACACTATGACGGCGCTCTCGGCAGCGCAGACGGCGAAGCGGCTGACGCCTCCGCAGGGCACCAGCGGTGTGTTTTTCGCGGTCGCCATTCTGGCGGTCATCATCGGCGGCGCGTCGCTGATCGGCTGGCTCATCAGCGGACTCGTTTCGGCGGCGTTTCCGGCGGCTCCCCCGTACCTGATCCTGCTCATCACGCTGCCCGTTATGGTCGTGCTGCTGCTGCTGGGAGTGCGCCTGTTTCCCTGGATCGTGAGCTGGTATTACCTCGTTCCGGCCCTGGTGTTCCTGATCGCCTTCACCATCCTGCCCATCGTCATGACGGTGAATTACGCGTTCACCAACTATTCGGGCGTGAACAGCGGGTACGGCGACGTGGGCGTGAAGACGAACGTGAAGCTGTCGTCAGACCGCCGCAGCGTGACGTTCGCGCAGTTGTCCGGCCCCGCCGACGACCTGCCGACGATGCTCGCCTGCGCCAAACCCGACTGTGCAGGCGAGACGGTGGTGCTGTATGACGCCGACGGCGCGGTCCCGCTCTTCGCCCGCATCCAGAGCGTGAAGGGACTGACCGTCACCCTGGCGACTCCGGTGGCCGATTCCTTCAAAGTCACCGATGGCAGCCGCCTGAACGCGATCCGGCGCGTGGGCCTCGCCAATTTCCGCGAGATCTTTGGCCGCGCCAGCGAGGAACTGCTGCCGGTCTTCGTCTGGACCGTGATCTTCGCCTTCTCGACGGTGGTGCTGAACGCCCTGGCGGGTCTGCTGCTGGGCATTCTGCTGTACAACAAGCGCCTGAAGGGCCGCAACATCTACCGCACGCTGCTGTTCCTGCCGTGGGCCATTCCCACCGTCATCACGATTCAGATGTGGGTGGCGCTGCTCAATCAGCAGTTCGGCGTGGTGAATAAGACGCTGGGCCTGCTGGGCATCAGCGCCGTGCCCTGGCTGACCGACCCGCTGTGGGCCAAGATCAGCGTGCTGCTGGTGAATCTGTGGCTGGGCTTTCCATACATGATGACCGCCACCATCTCGGCGCTGTCCACCATCTCGGATGATCTGTACGAGGCCGCCAGCATCGACGGCGCGAGCCGCTGGCAGCAGATCGTGAACATCACCCTGCCGCTGCTGCGAAACTCCTTCACCCCGATTCTGCTGTCGGGCTTCGCCTTCAACTTCAACAATTTCGGCGTGATCTATCTGCTGACGCAGGGCGGGCCATCGGTGGCGGGGCGCACCAGCACAGCCGGGGCCACCGACATCCTGCTGAGCTGGGGGTACAACACCGCGTTCGCGGCCAGCGGCGGCCAGAATTACGCACTCGCCAGCGCCATCGCCCTGATCGTGTTCTTCCTGACCCTCGCCATCAGCCTGGTCAATTTCCGCGCCGCAGGCGTGTTCGAGGAGGCTCAGCGATGACGAGCGCCGATACCCACGACACCTCGCAGGTGTATGTGCACAAGGAACCCTCGGCGCTGCGAAAGGCGCTGCCCTGGATCGTGCTGGCCGTGATCGTGCTCGGCCTGGGCTATCTGGGCTACACGCTGTGGCAGACCATGGCGGGCCGGACCGCGAGCTTCACCATCTATACCGTCAAGGGCGGCTGGAAAAACTTCCTGCTCTTTCTGCTGGCGGCCTGCGGCGTGCTGGCGCTCACCAGTCTGATCGGGCAGCAGCTCGGACGCCGCCGGACAGGGCGCAACATCAAGTATCTGGAGGTGCTGGGCGACCAGCTCACCCACCTCTTTCTGATGCTTGTGGTGCTCGTCGCCATCTACCCGCTGTTTTACGTGCTGATCGCCGCCTTTGATCCCAAGAACAGCCTGTTCGCCTTCCCCGATTTTTCCAATCCCAATATCCTTTACCGCTCGGGCCTGCTGCCCAAACTGTCGGGGCTGACCTTCGGCAACTTCGCCAAGCTGTTTGACGGCGTGACCATTCCCACGTGG carries:
- a CDS encoding ABC transporter permease subunit; translated protein: MTALSAAQTAKRLTPPQGTSGVFFAVAILAVIIGGASLIGWLISGLVSAAFPAAPPYLILLITLPVMVVLLLLGVRLFPWIVSWYYLVPALVFLIAFTILPIVMTVNYAFTNYSGVNSGYGDVGVKTNVKLSSDRRSVTFAQLSGPADDLPTMLACAKPDCAGETVVLYDADGAVPLFARIQSVKGLTVTLATPVADSFKVTDGSRLNAIRRVGLANFREIFGRASEELLPVFVWTVIFAFSTVVLNALAGLLLGILLYNKRLKGRNIYRTLLFLPWAIPTVITIQMWVALLNQQFGVVNKTLGLLGISAVPWLTDPLWAKISVLLVNLWLGFPYMMTATISALSTISDDLYEAASIDGASRWQQIVNITLPLLRNSFTPILLSGFAFNFNNFGVIYLLTQGGPSVAGRTSTAGATDILLSWGYNTAFAASGGQNYALASAIALIVFFLTLAISLVNFRAAGVFEEAQR
- the tpiA gene encoding triose-phosphate isomerase, with the translated sequence MNKTPSEATAWANDLKAKLQLGEAEVAIMAPAIDLQALSWFLKDTGVNIGGQDVSQHESGAYTGEISAGMLKDVGAKYAVVGHSERREYHAESSQIVAAKARAALAAGLIPIICVGEGLEVRERGEHVSYTLDQLRDSLAGITITSAEQLVIAYEPVWAIGTGKTATALDAEELCAAIRSALSGLLGEVGAGVQVLYGGSVKGSNIREICGQPNVNGALVGGASLEVQGVLDMVNALK
- a CDS encoding maltose ABC transporter substrate-binding protein, whose translation is MKKALTVLSLALLGNASAATLTIWTHFGDAELGWLKAQTAAYTKSSGNAVNIVSVPFDQMPDKFIQSAPKGQGPDLVVTLPQDRLGQLAASGVIADMSTYVVGRSDLDPTAVSAMTYNGKLFGLPMFAEAVAVVYNKKLLPNGVPSNWDAFIKAAQGQTGNGKFGFLVDLSNAYMNYGIVSAFGGYVFKNNNGTLNTKDVGLANAGSDKAMAMLNDLRYKYNLIPEGVDGGVAKSAFTDGRLAMLLTGPWDMGDIKKAGISYGIANLPAPTGATGKWSPFVGVQGIMMNAYSKNKQAAAALAKMLVSSSSQVAFNKAGGRIPVSLAARVQLKADPVVVGFGKAISAGTPMPNVPQMGAVWGPWSNAVAQSVQKPNPNYSGILDSAVKEINSNIK